GAGGTGCTCGACGAGCATTTCGCGATGCGCGCAGCCACGCTCGCGGTCGTCGCTGTCGCGATTACTGTAGCGGTTTACGGCGTCGTCGGGCTGATCGTGAAGATGGACGATATCGGCCTCCACATGGCGAAGGAAGGCAACAGCGCGCGCCGGGCGATCGGGCGCGGGCTCGTGTCCTTCATGCCCAAGCTCTTGGCGGCGCTGGCGCTGATCGGCACGGCGGCGATGCTGTGGGTGGGTGGCCAGATTTTCCTGCACGGCCTCGACGAATATCATATCGGCAATATCGGCCATGGCCTCCACGATTTCGCGCATGCCGTGGCGGGGAACCTGCCGGGTGCGGGCGTTTGGGAATGGCTGATCAATGCGGGCGGAGCGGGCATTTTCGGGCTGCTCCTTGGCGGGCTGATCGTCGGCGCACTGCATCTGTTGCCTGGGAAGAAGGCCCACTAATTTCGTCATTGCGAGCGGAGCGAAGCAATCTCAAGCTATCGCCCTGCAAAAGGCCGATGGCCGGAGATTGCCGCGTCGCCTTCGACTCCTCGCAATGACGATCTTGTGGGTTGCGCCGGCACCGCCCGGACGGCCCAGTGTCAGCCCAACAATACAACCGGGCTATCCGCCCGCCAGTGCATGCTGACCTTGTCGCCCCAGGTGAAATCGTCCTGATCATGCCGCGACAGGTTCGGGCGGGACACGCGGAGGCACGCGCCCGATTCCAGCTCGATCTCGAACAGGGTTATGTCGCCGAGATAGCTCATCCCTTTGATCTTGCCGCGCGCGAAATTATAGCCGTCGGGGGCGTCCTGCGCCGCGGCCTTGACCGCCTTGCCTTCGCCGGGGACGTGAAGGTAAATCTTCTCGGGGCGCAGCGCGATCCAGACATCGGCGCCGTGCGGGCCGGTGACGCCGTGGTTGAGATAGACCTTGCCGAGCCCCGGACAATCGACCGCCGCCTTGTCGGGGTCGTCGAGCGTCAGTTTGCCCTCGAAGATATTCACCGACCCGACGAAATCGGCGACGAAGCGGTTGGCGGGATATTCGTAGAGGTCCGATGGCGTCGCGAGTTGCGCCACTTCGCCCTTGTTAATGACGCCGATGCGGCACGCCATCGACAGCGCTTCGTCCTGATCGTGGGTAACGGTGACGAAGGTGATGCCGACCCGTTCCTGGAGATCCGAAAGCTCGAACTGCATCTGCCCCCGCAGCTTGGCGTCGAGCGCCGATAGCGGTTCATCGAGCAGCAGCACCTTGGGACGCATCACGAGGCTGCGCGCCAGCGCGACGCGCTGGCGCTGCCCGCCCGACATCTGGTCGGGCATCCGGCCTTCGAACCCGCCGAGCTTGACGAGTTCGAGCGCCTCGGCAACGCGGTCGCTGACCTCGCCGCCCTTCACCCCTGCGATCCTGAGGCCATAAGCGACATTGTCGGCGACGCTCATGTGCGGGAACACGGCGTAGCTCTGGAACACCATGTTCACCGGCCGCCTGTTCGGCGGGATTCCCGCCATGTCATGCCCGTCGATCAATATCTTGCCTTCAGTTGGCAGTTCGAAACCTGCGATCATGCGGAGTAGTGTCGTCTTGCCGCACCCCGACGGGCCCAAAAGCACGAAGAACTCCCCGGCGTTGATGTCGAGGCTGACATTGTCGACCGCGGTGACCTTGCCGAAACGTTTGGAGACATTTTTGATCTGGATGATCGGTTTGGCGGGTTCGGTCATGGTTCAGTGGGTTTCCGCAATGGCTTTCACGCCCTGAAGCTTGAGCGCGACGAAGGTCAGGACGACGGTGAGGATGATGAGCAGCGTCGAAGCCGCATTGACCTCCGGCGTCACCGAAAAGCGGACCATCGAATAGACCTTCACCGGAAAGGTGATCGTGTCGGGGCCGCTGGTGAAATAGGTGATGACAAAATCGTCGAGGCTGAGCGTGAACGACAAGAGCGCCCCCGCGACCAGCGCGGGCCTGATGTGCGGGATCAGCACGTCGCGGAAGACCTGCCATTCGCTGGCGCCCAGATCCTTCGCCGCCTCTTCCTGCTCGCGGTTGAAGCTCGCGAGACGCGAGCGCACAACCATCGTCACGAAGGGGAAGCAGAAGGTGATGTGTGCGATGGTGATCGCGCCGAGGTTGAACGGCCAGACAAGATCGGTCGGCCAGTCGATCGCGGCGAAGAACATCAGGAAGGCGACGCCGAGGCAGATTTCTGGGACGATGATCGGCAACGATATGGTGCCATCGACCACGCCCTTCAGCGGGAAGCGGAAACGCCAGAGCATCACTGCGGCGACCGCGCCGAGGACAAGACTGGCAACCGTCGCCAGCGCGGCAATTGTGAGCGAGTTGACGAGCGCCTCGACCAACTGGTCGTTTCCGAGCGCCTTTTCATAATATTTGGTCGTGAATCCGCGCCACACGACGTTGCGCTTGCTGTCGTTGAAGCTGAAGATGATCAGCACGATCAACGGCGCGTAGAGAAACAGCATCACCGCGCCGACCCAGAGGCGCATCCACAGCGTCCGGCTATATTCGAGCGGTGCGATCGGCGTGCGGGCGAAGAGGGCCATCAGCGCGCCTCCGGCACTTTGCGGCGCATCGATTGCAGCGCGATCAGGATGAACATCGCATAGATGAGCAGGAAGGAAAGGGCGGCGCCAAAGGGCCAGTCATTCGCCTTCTTGAACTGCCGCTCGATCACGTTCGCGATCATCTGGCTGTCGGTTCCGCCCATCAGGTCGGGGGTCAGATAGGCACCGAGCGCGGGGATCAGCGTGATCATCACCCCGGCAACGATGCCCGGCGCAGCAAGCGGCACGACGATGCGCATGATCGTGCGGAAATGGCCGGCGCCCAGGTCGAGGCTTGCTTCGATCAGGCTGCGGTCGAGCCGGTCGAGCGCGGCGTACAGTGGCAGCACCATGAAGGGCAGGTGGACATAAACGAGGCCGAACACGACCGCGAAATTGTTGAAGAGCAGCTCGACCGGCTCCCAAGTTGGTAGCGGCTGAAGCCCGACAAGCGATTTCAGCCAACTCGCGCCGTCCCACAACGCCCCCAGCCCCTTGTTCGCGAAGCCCTGCGTGCCGAGCAGCATCATCAGCGCATAGGTGCGAATGAGGAGGTTGGTCCAGAAGGGCAGCATGATGCCGAGCAGCAGCCACGGCCGCCATTTCTCGCTGGCGAACGTGATCGCCATTGCCACCGGAAAGCCGACGATCAGGCAGATCAGCGTGACGAGCGCCGCGACCGCGAAACTCTTGCCGAAAATGGTGAGGTAGAGCCACTCGGTGGCGCGCTTGTAATTGTCGAGCGTGCCCGAAATCTCGATGTCGGTGAGGCCCCTGTTCTCGCCGAAGCTGTAGAGCCAGACGATCGCCATCGGGACGAGAAAGAACAGAATGATCCAGAAGAGCGTGGGCAGCGACACCGCCGCGAAGACCCTCTTGTTCGTTCTCCAATCCTGTTCGGCCACCCCCCGATGCCCCTTCCGTTCGTCAGGCGGCCCGAACCCTGGTGAAGGCTTCCTCGAACAAGGGCTGAAGCTCGGCGTTGAACCGCGCATATTCGCATTTCGCGAGCGCGTCGGCGGGCGGGAAGATGACCGGATTATTCTTGTAGCTGTCGGGCATCAGTTTTTTCGCCGCCGCGTTGGGCGTCGGATAGAGGATCGTCTCGGTGATATGCTTGTCGACATTGGCGTCTAGGATATAGTTGATAAAGGCGTGCGCATTCTTCGGGTGCGGCGCGCCCTTCGGGACACAGAGATTGTCTGAATTGAGCTGGCTGCCTTCCTTCGGAATGACGAAGTCGATGTCGTCGTCCTCGACCATCGCCTGCGCGATGTCGCCATTATATTCGAGCACGACGTCGACGTCGCCCTTGAGCAACAGATCCTGCCCGTCGTCTTCGTGGAATTTCTTCACATTGGGCTTTTGCTTGATCATCATCTTTTCGATCGTCGCAATGTCCGCGGGGGTCAGCGCATTGACCGATTTGCCGAGATATTTGCCATAGAGACGGAACATGTCGCCCGCTTCGGACAGCCAGGCGATGCGGCCGGCATATTCGGGGCTGTCGAACAGGATTTTCCAGCTGTCGGGCGTCGCCGACACTTTCGACTTGCGATAGCCGATGCCGAGCGCGAGCCAGGTGTAGGGCATCGAAAATTTGCGCTGCAGGTCATATTCGACGTTGATGTAGGCGGGATCGATATTCTTCTTGTTGGGAATGAGGGCATGGTCGAGCGGCATCAGCATGTCGGCCTTTGACATCCGCTCGACGAAATCATTCGACGGCACAATCACGTCATAGCCGGGGTTGCCGGCCTTGAACTTGGCGAACAGCACGTCGTTGCTGTCGAACAGGTCCATCGTCACATCGACGCCCGTCGCCTGCTTGAAATCGTCGAGCGTATTCTCGCCGATATAGGTGTCCCAATTGTAGAAGTTGAGCTTGGCTTCCTCGCCGTTCGCGAGCGTTTTGCCGCCTTCCTTGCTGCAGGCGGCGAGCCCGCCGAAACTGATCCCGACCGCCGTGGCGCCAAGCGCCTGGAGCAGCGAGCGGCGCCCGCGCGTTTGCTTGATCAGTTCGTCGAAATTCATGGCCAGCCTCCCTGTATGTGACGTCAAGCTGACTTAATAAGGGCGGCTTGGAAAGAGGCTTTTTTGCGCCGCACCAAGATTCTGTGAAATTATCATGCGTTACGCAGATACCAATCGTAATCGAGCGTCGGCACGACACTGAAATAATTATCCTGCTCGACGCGCTTCACGACGCTGAACATGTCAACGAACCGGTCGCCCAGATAATCGCGCATCAGCGTCGACGCGTGGAAGCGATCGACCGCGGCGAACCAGTTCGACGGCGGTTTGTCGTCGCCGCTATTGTCGCGGTCATAGCCGTTGCCGACGACCGCCGCTCCGGGGTGGGTCTTGTTCGCCATGCCGTGGTGCATCCCGGCGAGCACGGCGGCGACCGCAAGATAAGGATTTGCGTCGGCGCCGCACGCGCGATGTTCGACGTGGCGGCTTTCCGGCGGGCCGGCGGGGATGCGGAACGAGACGGTGCGGTTGTTGACGCCCCAGGTCGGCGCGACGGGGGCATAGCTGTTTGCCTTGAAACGGCGATAGCTGTTCGCGTGCGGCGCAAAGAGCGCGAAACCGTCGCCGACGCTGCCGATCATGCCGCCGATCGCTTGGCGGAGGGCTGGCGTGCCTTCGGGATCGTCGCTCGCGAAGATGTTGTTGCCGGCGGCATCGTTCATCGAAACGTGGATGTGCATGCCGCTGCCCGCCTGATCGGCGAAGGGCTTGGCCATGAAGGTGGCTTCGAGACCGTGCGCTTGCGCGACCGCCTTCACCAGCCGCTTGTACATGATCGCATCGTCGCAGGCGCGCAGGCCGTCGGGCTTGTGGCGCAAAGTCAGCTCGAACTGGCCGGGTGCAAATTCGGAGATCGCGCTTTCGAGCGGCAGGTCCTGCACGTCGGTCGCGGCGTAGAGCGCATCGAAAAAGGGCCGGAAATCGTCGAGCTCGCGCAGGCCGTAAACTTCGACGTTGCGCGGCGTGTCGCGGCTGTAGCCGGGGCGGGCGGGGCGGATACGGCCGTCGCGCGCGCGGCGCGGATCGACGAGATAGAATTCCAGCTCGACTGCGAGAACCGGCGTAAGGCCGTCCGCGGCGAAGCGGTCGATAACGCGGCCAAGGACGTGGCGCGGGTCGAGGTCGTGCGGGGTGCCGTCGAGTTCGTAGAAATCGACGAGGAACTGCGCGGCATGGTCGCCGCCCCAGGGGGTGCGGACGAGCGTGCCGGGGATCGGTTTCATCGAGCGGTCGGCGTCGCCATCCTCCCAGACGAGGCCGGTTTCGACTGTGTCCTGCCCGGTGATATCGACGACGGTGATCGAACCCGGGAACATGCGGCCGCTTTCATAGACCGCGAGGACCTCGTGCTGGCGCAACCGCTTGCCCCGCGGCACGCCGCCCATGTCGGTGTAGATCATCTCGATCGAATCGACGTCGGGGTTGGCCTGGAAAAAGGCCTCGGCCTCCGACCGCGGCGCGATGGCGCCCGATGACTTCGACATGGCTATCCGCTCCTTCACCCCAACCGGTCGCGCAGCGCATACCAGAGGAGTCCCAGCGTGGCGAGCGGACGGCGGAGCCATTTTCCACCGGGAAAAGGCTTTGATGGCAAATCTGCCAGCACGTCGAAGCGTTCGGCCGTTTCCGCCATCGCCTCGGCAATGAGTTCGCCCGCAAGCGTCGTCACCAGCGCGCCATGCCCCGAAAATCCGTGCGCGAAAAAGACGTTCCCGCGCCGCCCGATATGCGGCAGCCGGTTCCGCGTCACGGCGACCGCGCCGCCCCAGCCGTAATCGATCCTGGCATCGGCGATCTGCGGGAAGACTTGCGCCATGTAGGGCCGCACAAACGCCGCAATGTCGCGCGGCGGCGTCTGCGAATAGCGCTCGCCGCCGCCGAAGATCAGGCGTTTATCGGCGGACAGGCGGAAATAGTTGAGCACGAAGCGGCTGTCGGCAACCGCCGCATCGCCGGGGAGCAACGCGTCAGCGTTTGCGAGCGGTTCGGTCGCGATATTATAGTTCATGATCGGCACCGTATAGCGGCCGAGATCGGGTTCGACGTCGCCGATCCAGCTGTCGGTGGCGTCGATGACATATCGCGCATCAATTTCTGCCCAGTCGGTAATCACACGCAGCCGATTTGTTGCCTCTTCAATCTGATAGGCTTGGTGGCTTTCCCAAATATCGACGCCCGCCGCTTCGGCGGCGGCGGCAAGCCCGATGGCGTAGTTCAGGGGATGGAAATGACCGCCTTGCAAGTCATGGATGCCGCCGTGGTACAACGGGGTCGCAATGTGGGCGGCCATATCGGCCCGTGCAATGACATCACTGGCGTAATCGAAACGTTTCGCAACATAGTCGGCCTCGCGCCGCATCGCGTCGAAATCATCGGGCGTCCACGCCGCCTCCAGATGACCGGCTTTCAGATCGCAGTCGATCCCGTGCTTGGCGATCCGGAACTTCACGCGATTGTCGCGCCAGCAAAGGTCGAACAGGGAGTCGGTCCGCTCGCTCCCGAATTCATCTTCCAGTTCCGAGGCCGCCCAGCGGAGGCCGGGGATCAGTTGTCCGCCGTTGCGCCCCGACGCGCCGAAGCCGATATGGGCGATCTCCACAAGGATGACGGAGAAGCCTCGTTCGGCACAAGCCAGCGCCGCGCTAAGGCCTGTAAACCCGCCGCCGATCACCGCTACATCGCATCGCGCATCACCGCGGACGTTGCCACGCGCCGTCCGCTCATGCGCGGTCGCCGCATAATAGCTGTGGTTCAGCGGATCAGTCATGGCGCGCCCGCGCGTCAGACGCGCATCAACAGATGTTCGCGTTCCCAACTCGACACCACCGATTGGTAGTTGAACAGTTCATAATCCTTCACCGCGAAGAAGATTTCGAAGAAATCGTCGCCGAGCAGGTTGCGGACCTTCTTGCACGAAGCGAAGCGGTCGAGCGCGGCTTCCAATGTGCGCGGCAGCGTGCGCGCGCGGTTGTAGGCGCTGCCGGTGATCGGTTTCGGCGGGACCATGCGATCGACCATGCCGATATAGCCGCACACCAGCGACGCCGCGATCGCAAGATAGGGGTTGCTGTCGGCGCCGGGCAGCCGGTTTTCGACGCGGCGATTATGCTTGTCGGCGATCGGAACGCGGAAGCCGCAGCTCCGGTTGTCCTCACCCCACTGGACGTTGATCGGCGCCGCGCTGTCGGGGCGCATGCGGCGAAAGCTGTTCACATTGGGGGCCCACATCGGGGAAATTTGTGGCATGAAGCGGATCAGGCCAGCGATATAGCTGCGGAACGCCGCGCTGTCGCGGCCGTTGGCGGTCGCGAACAGGTTGCGCCCGGTCTCCGCATCGACGATCGACTGATGGACGTGCATCGCGCTGCCCGGCTGGCCCGCCATCGGGTTCGCCATGAAGGTCGCGTAGACATTGTGCTGTTTCGCGACGTTGCGCACGACGCGCTTGAACAGGAACACTTCGTCGGCGAGGCGCAGCGGGTCGCCGTGGATGAAATTGACCTCAAGCTGCGCGGCGCCCATTTCGTGAATCATCGTGTCGATATCGAGCCCCATCAGCTCGCAATCGTCATAGATATGATCGATGATATCCTCATATTCGTTCATCGCCTCGAGCCCATAGGGCTGGCTTGCGCTCTCGCTGCGCCCCGACTGGCCGGTCGGCGGGGTCAGCGGGAAATCGGGGTCGGTGTTCTGCGAGACGAGGTAGAATTCGACTTCGGGCGCGATGATCGGTTTCCAGCCCTTGTCCTCATAAAGGCCGAGCACCTTCTTGAGGATCGTGCGCGGGGCAATGTCGACCTCGGTACCGTCGCGGTTGAAAGCGTCCGCGATGACGAAGGCTGTCGGCGAGGTGAAGCCCGGCGCGACGCAGATCGTGTCGGGATCGGCGATCAATATCTTGTCGGGATCCTTGTCCCAGATGTCGTCGATATCTTCCGGATAATGGCCGTCGATCGTGCAGATGAAGACGCTGCCCGGAATTCGGAGCGACTTGTCCTTGACCGATGAGAGGAACTTTTTGGCCGGCAGGACCTTGCCGCGCTGAACCCCGTTGATGTCGGGGACGATACATTCGACTTCGTCGATATTATGGTCGCTGATCCATTGTTCCAGATTGACTGACATGCGCCCCCGATTGGGCCGAGGATCCGGCCCGTTTGTGGAAGGCCAGCCTATCGCAAGCTTGGGTAAAGCACCATAGGGGCCGTTAACGGCCAGTTTTTGACATTGCCAGGCGGACGTGCGCCCGGCAATTATATTCGTCATTGCGAGCGGCGGAGCCGCGTGGCAATCCAGAGCCCGCGTAAACCGCTCTGGATTGCTTCGCTTCGCTCGCAATGACGGGTGGATGCAGGGGATGGTTCGATGAGAGGTGACAACGACCAACTTGCCTCCTTCTGGATGCCCTTTACCGCAAACCGCGCCTTCAAGAGCCAGCCGCGCCAACTCGTCTCGGCAAAGGGCATGCACTATCGGGCGAGTGACGGGCGGACGATCCTCGATGGCACTTCGGGCTTGTGGTGCAGCAATGCCGGCCATTGTCGTCCCGAGATTACCGAGGCGATCGCGAAGGCTGCCGCAACGCTCGATTTCGCCCCGACCTTCCAGCTCGGCCACCCGCTGCCTTTCGAACTGGCACAACGGCTCGCGGCACTGATGCCCGAAGGGCTCGACCGCATCTTCTTCACCAATAGCGGGTCGGAGTCGGTCGATACCGCGCTCAAGATCGCGCTAGCGATCCAGCGCGCGAAGGGGCAGGGCACGCGTACGCGGCTGATCGGACGCGAGCGCGGCTACCACGGCACCGGTTTCGGCGGGATCAGCGTCGGCGGGCTCGTCAATAACCGTCGCGCCTTCGGCGGCGGGCTTCCCGGTGTAGACCATCTCCGCCACACGCACGATATCGAGCGCAACGCCTTTACGCGCGGATTCCCGCAGCACGGGGCCGAGCTGGCCGACGACCTCGGGCGCCTCGTCGATCTGCACGGTGCGGAGACGATCGCGGCGGTGATCGTCGAGCCGATGGCGGGATCGACGGGGGTGCTCGTGCCGCCGGTCGGCTATCTCCGGCGCTTGCGCGAGATTTGCGACGAGTACGGCATCATATTGATCTTCGACGAGGTGATCACCGCCTTCGGCCGCGTCGGCGGGGCAACGGCGTCCGGAGCATGGGGCGTGACGCCCGACATCATCACCATGGCGAAGGGACTCACCAACGCTGCGGTGCCGATGGGCGCCGTGGCGGTGAAGCGCGAACTGCACGATGCGGTCATCGATAGCGTAGCCAGCGGAATCGAACTGTTCCATGGCTATACCTATTCGGGTCACCCGCTCGCAAGCGCGGCCGGGCTCGCGACGCTCGACCTTTATGCCCGTGACGGTCTGTTCGACCGCGCGGGGGAACTGGCCGCCTATTGGGAGGATGCCGCGCACGCGCTGAAGGGGCAGCGTCATATCATCGATATCCGCACCATCGGGCTCGTCGCGGGCATCGAACTCGAACCGCGTCCGGGCGCGCCGACCGCGCGCGCGATGGAATTGTTCCACGCCTGTTTCGACAACGGCCTGCTCGTCCGTGCGACCGGCGACATTATCGCATTGTCGCCCCCTTTGATTGTCGAAAAATCGCAGATCGACGAGATGTTCGGACGGATTGGCGACCTGCTCGGCGCGATCGACTAGGCAGCGAGCGGAAAGGTCACGGACACCTTCGTTCCCTTGCCCAGCTCGCTTTGGATGTCGAGTTGACCCTGGTGGCGTTCGCTGATGTGCTTGACGATCGCGAGGCCGAGGCCGGTGCCCCCGACCGAGCGGCTGCGCGCCTCGTCGACGCGATAGAAGCGTTCGGTCAGGCGCGGCAGGTGGTCGGGCGCGATGCCGTCGCCCTCGTCGCTCACCGACAGCCGCACGCGGTTTCCTTCGCGCGCCAGTTCCACCGTGACCGGAGTCCCCGAATGGCCATATTTCATCGCGTTCGAAATGATATTGTGCGCGAGCTGCCCGAGCTGCGCCCCGTCGCCGAGCATGGGTTGCGGCATGTCGCCCAGCATCGGGACGATATCCTTCGCGCGCGGCTGTTCGCTGTCGCGAAGCTGCGCGATCGAGGTCCGGACGACCGCGGCGAGGTCGACCGGAGTCGTCGGGCGCCGAAAGCGATCGGCCTCGACGCGCGAGATCGAAAGCAGGTCGATGACGAGCTGTTGCATCCGTCCGGCCTCGCGGTGGATGATCGACAGGAAGCGGCTGCGCGTCGGCGCGTCGGTATCGCCGTTCATGTCCTGCAGCGTTTCCACATAGCCGAGGATGGCGGCGAGCGGCGTGCGGAGTTCGTGGCTCGCGTTGGCGACGAAATCCGATCGCATCCGATCGGCGGCGTCGATCGCCGAATGATCCGAAAGCATGACGATGCGTTGTCCATCCGACAGCGCGGCGACGCGCATCGTCCAGCGCTGGCCGGGGCGGGGGAAGTCGATCAGATTGACCGTTTCGAGCGGGCCGTCGCTGTTGATCCGTGAAAGCCATTCGGCCGCCGCCGGATGGCGGATCGCAGTTCGTATATCTGCGCCGACGATATGGCGGCCGAGCAGGCGGATCGCTGCATCATTCGCTATCGCGACGATATTGTCGGCAACGCCCAGCAGAGGGTCCTTTTCCTGATCGACCCAGCGTGCGAAATCGGGGTGGCGAAGAAGCGAAACCGGCGGCGTTTCGGCCGCCGGCGCTGCGCCCTGGACGTCGGGGAGCGGCGCTGGGAGCGCACTGTAAACCGTGGCTGCGGCCGCAAAGCCCGCGATCGCCATCATCGCGATCGACAAGGGGTCGCCTCCCGTCAGCGCGGCAAAGATCGCCGCGATAACGACCAGAGTCAGGGCGATGACGAGGCTGGACAGACGGTCGAACATGCGCCGCTCGGGTCGCACGAAGCGGGGGATCAGCGCAAGCGGCTTTGCGGTCGTTAACGCTTTTTCGCGGGATGTGCCAAAGCGGGAAGCCGGTTCGCCGTGGCGGTCTTTTGCTTTTCCTTGGCGCATCATTGCGTTATGCGCCGGCCATGGAAAACAGCGACATTCCCGCCGGTCCGCCCGAAATGGATGGCGAAGCCGTTCCGTCGCGCCGCAAGATGCTGGCGCTTGGCGCCGTCGGTGTGTCTGCCGCGTTGACGATCCGGCCTGCCTTTGCACAAACCGCCGTATCGGTGATGAACTGCGAGATACCGGTGCCTGGGCCAACGGGGGCCGGCAAATACATCGACACCGCGGGCAAGTTGGTACCGGCAGGGACGAAGGGCGCGTTTCCGGGTTCGCCCCGCCCCTTTACCGGCGAGGAAGTGAAGCGCGCGTTCCGCGGGCAGACGCTGCCCGGAACGACCTACAACCAGTCACAGGCCTATCTTCAGTATATCCGGCGCTTGCAGGCGGGGCAGAGCGGCTTTACCTGTTTCGCATCGATCACGACGTCGCGCTGATTATCGCTCCCCCGACAAGCGATGACGGTTTTCGGCCGCATCGTCAGACAAGGGAGTTTTCGTGAAACTAGCATCGCTCAAAAAGGGCCGCGACGGCCGCCTGGTCGTCGTTTCGGACGATCTTGCCTGGTATGCCGACGCCGGCCAGATCGCGGCGACCATGCAGACTGCGCTCGACAATTGGGCCTATGCGGCGCCGCGCCTTGCCGCGCTCGCCGAAGACCTCAACCATGATGCAATCCCGAAGGAGCGGTTTCACGAGCGCGACGCGGCGTCGCCGTTGCCGCGCGCCTATCAATGGGCCGACGGCAGCGCATATGTGAACCATGTCGCGCTCGTCCGGCAGGCGCGCGGCGCCGAAATGCCCGACAGTTTCTGGCACGATCCGCTGATGTATCAGGGCGGGAGCGACCAGTTCCTCAGCCCGCGCGATCCGATTCCGCTCGGCGATCCCGCGTGGGGCTGCGACATGGAGGCCGAGGTGGTCGTCGTGACCGGCGATGTGCCGGCGGGCATCGATGCCGTTGCGGCGCGTGAGAAGATCCTTCTCGTCGGCCTGACCAACGACGTGTCGTTGCGCGGGCTGATCCCTGGGGAACTCGCCAAGGGGTTCGGCTTTTTCCAGTCAAAACCGTCGAGCGCGATGTCGCCCGTCTTCGTGACGCCCGAGGCGCTCGGCGATCGCTGGAAGGACGGGAAGCTGCACGGGACGCTGTCGGTCGATCTGAACGGTGAACCGCTGGGCCGTGCCGACGCGGGGGTCGACATGACTTTCGACTTCGGCGCGCTGATCGCCCATGCCGCAAAGACGCGCGACCTTGGCGCCGGAACGATCATCGGGTCGGGAACCGTTTCCAACCGCGATGCCGACGGCGGTCCCGGCAAACCGATCAGCGAAGGCGGGCTGGGCTATAGCTGTCTTGCGGAAGTGCGGACCGTCGAGACGATCCGGCTGGGCGAGCCCAAGACGCCGTTCATGCAAAAAGGCGATATGGTTCGCATCTGGATGGATGACGAGCGCCACCACAGCATTTTCGGCGCGATCGAGCAGACGGTCGGCTGAAAGCAAAGAGGGCGGAAGTCGCTTCCGCCCTCTTCTAGCTGTTCACAGGTGGCGCCG
This genomic interval from Sphingopyxis chilensis contains the following:
- a CDS encoding ABC transporter substrate-binding protein; its protein translation is MNFDELIKQTRGRRSLLQALGATAVGISFGGLAACSKEGGKTLANGEEAKLNFYNWDTYIGENTLDDFKQATGVDVTMDLFDSNDVLFAKFKAGNPGYDVIVPSNDFVERMSKADMLMPLDHALIPNKKNIDPAYINVEYDLQRKFSMPYTWLALGIGYRKSKVSATPDSWKILFDSPEYAGRIAWLSEAGDMFRLYGKYLGKSVNALTPADIATIEKMMIKQKPNVKKFHEDDGQDLLLKGDVDVVLEYNGDIAQAMVEDDDIDFVIPKEGSQLNSDNLCVPKGAPHPKNAHAFINYILDANVDKHITETILYPTPNAAAKKLMPDSYKNNPVIFPPADALAKCEYARFNAELQPLFEEAFTRVRAA
- a CDS encoding glutamine synthetase family protein; translation: MSKSSGAIAPRSEAEAFFQANPDVDSIEMIYTDMGGVPRGKRLRQHEVLAVYESGRMFPGSITVVDITGQDTVETGLVWEDGDADRSMKPIPGTLVRTPWGGDHAAQFLVDFYELDGTPHDLDPRHVLGRVIDRFAADGLTPVLAVELEFYLVDPRRARDGRIRPARPGYSRDTPRNVEVYGLRELDDFRPFFDALYAATDVQDLPLESAISEFAPGQFELTLRHKPDGLRACDDAIMYKRLVKAVAQAHGLEATFMAKPFADQAGSGMHIHVSMNDAAGNNIFASDDPEGTPALRQAIGGMIGSVGDGFALFAPHANSYRRFKANSYAPVAPTWGVNNRTVSFRIPAGPPESRHVEHRACGADANPYLAVAAVLAGMHHGMANKTHPGAAVVGNGYDRDNSGDDKPPSNWFAAVDRFHASTLMRDYLGDRFVDMFSVVKRVEQDNYFSVVPTLDYDWYLRNA
- a CDS encoding NAD(P)/FAD-dependent oxidoreductase — its product is MTDPLNHSYYAATAHERTARGNVRGDARCDVAVIGGGFTGLSAALACAERGFSVILVEIAHIGFGASGRNGGQLIPGLRWAASELEDEFGSERTDSLFDLCWRDNRVKFRIAKHGIDCDLKAGHLEAAWTPDDFDAMRREADYVAKRFDYASDVIARADMAAHIATPLYHGGIHDLQGGHFHPLNYAIGLAAAAEAAGVDIWESHQAYQIEEATNRLRVITDWAEIDARYVIDATDSWIGDVEPDLGRYTVPIMNYNIATEPLANADALLPGDAAVADSRFVLNYFRLSADKRLIFGGGERYSQTPPRDIAAFVRPYMAQVFPQIADARIDYGWGGAVAVTRNRLPHIGRRGNVFFAHGFSGHGALVTTLAGELIAEAMAETAERFDVLADLPSKPFPGGKWLRRPLATLGLLWYALRDRLG
- a CDS encoding ABC transporter permease, with the protein product MALFARTPIAPLEYSRTLWMRLWVGAVMLFLYAPLIVLIIFSFNDSKRNVVWRGFTTKYYEKALGNDQLVEALVNSLTIAALATVASLVLGAVAAVMLWRFRFPLKGVVDGTISLPIIVPEICLGVAFLMFFAAIDWPTDLVWPFNLGAITIAHITFCFPFVTMVVRSRLASFNREQEEAAKDLGASEWQVFRDVLIPHIRPALVAGALLSFTLSLDDFVITYFTSGPDTITFPVKVYSMVRFSVTPEVNAASTLLIILTVVLTFVALKLQGVKAIAETH
- a CDS encoding ABC transporter permease, producing the protein MAEQDWRTNKRVFAAVSLPTLFWIILFFLVPMAIVWLYSFGENRGLTDIEISGTLDNYKRATEWLYLTIFGKSFAVAALVTLICLIVGFPVAMAITFASEKWRPWLLLGIMLPFWTNLLIRTYALMMLLGTQGFANKGLGALWDGASWLKSLVGLQPLPTWEPVELLFNNFAVVFGLVYVHLPFMVLPLYAALDRLDRSLIEASLDLGAGHFRTIMRIVVPLAAPGIVAGVMITLIPALGAYLTPDLMGGTDSQMIANVIERQFKKANDWPFGAALSFLLIYAMFILIALQSMRRKVPEAR
- a CDS encoding ABC transporter ATP-binding protein, with translation MTEPAKPIIQIKNVSKRFGKVTAVDNVSLDINAGEFFVLLGPSGCGKTTLLRMIAGFELPTEGKILIDGHDMAGIPPNRRPVNMVFQSYAVFPHMSVADNVAYGLRIAGVKGGEVSDRVAEALELVKLGGFEGRMPDQMSGGQRQRVALARSLVMRPKVLLLDEPLSALDAKLRGQMQFELSDLQERVGITFVTVTHDQDEALSMACRIGVINKGEVAQLATPSDLYEYPANRFVADFVGSVNIFEGKLTLDDPDKAAVDCPGLGKVYLNHGVTGPHGADVWIALRPEKIYLHVPGEGKAVKAAAQDAPDGYNFARGKIKGMSYLGDITLFEIELESGACLRVSRPNLSRHDQDDFTWGDKVSMHWRADSPVVLLG